A genomic stretch from Tenrec ecaudatus isolate mTenEca1 chromosome X, mTenEca1.hap1, whole genome shotgun sequence includes:
- the LOC142434806 gene encoding melanoma antigen preferentially expressed in tumors-like, giving the protein MVHYWPFTQLPLGALLEDCVFREHILKAVLDGLDILLAQNAQHRRCKLKVLDLQLHTGTNFWNEWAGAPSNDSVMSSEEPEDTPRRIQMEKGPHSRSGGKHQPLTSVEVLTDLWFEEATSEVLLTFLIERVKQKKALPTLCCRKVAFLGPLPQLHILGDILKMVQLDSVQEVEIHGKWDLHSLNWFAPSLAQMGHLQTLFLSGVILGCKDCGKDCNVEQLLAQFTSQLLNLHQLQHLFLDSGCLPRGCLINLLTRLPSPLLTLSLTDCVLLDKDLTYLSLCPCTSRLRTLVLCGLSRPSSSYAFLPGLLEVVSTTLMHLNLAGCGIQDPDLRALQNALGRCSHLVTLMLCGNSVSWDVLQELLQHTNPHCKFLELPVPLHCYLGPQGMLH; this is encoded by the coding sequence ATGGTGCACTACTGGCCCTTCACACAGCTCCCACTTGGGGCTCTGTTGGAGGATTGTGTGTTTCGAGAGCACATCTTAAAGGCTGTACTCGATGGCCTTGACATCCTGCTTGCCCAGAATGCTCAGCacaggagatgcaaactgaaagtgTTGGATTTACAGCTGCACACTGGCACCAACTTCTGGAATGAATGGGCTGGAGCCCCATCTaatgactctgtgatgtcatcagaAGAGCCTGAGGACACACCCCGCAGAATTCAGATGGAAAAAGGACCCCATTCCAGATCAGGAGGGAAGCACCAGCCCCTGACCTCCGTGGAGGTGCTCACAGACCTGTGGTTTGAGGAAGCTACCTCAGAGgtactgctcaccttcctgattgaaAGGGTCAAGCAGAAGAAGGCCCTGCCAACGCTGTGCTGCAGGAAGGTGGCATTTCTTGGACCTCTCCCACAACTTCACATTCTTGGGGACATCCTGAAGATGGTGCAGCTGGACTCTGTCCAGGAGGTGGAAATTCATGGCAAATGGGACCTGCACAGCCTCAACTGGTTTGCTCCTTCCTTGGCGCAGATGGGTCACCTGCagaccctctttctctctggagtcaTCTTGGGTTGCAAGGACTGCGGCAAAGACTGCAACGTGGAGCAACTCCTTGCCCAATTCACCTCTCAGCTCCTCAATCTGCAtcagctccagcacctcttcctggaCTCTGGCTGCCTGCCCAGGGGATGCCTCATCAATCTGCTCACACGCTTGCCATCTCCCTTGCTGACCCTCAGCCTGACTGATTGTGTGCTTTTGGACAAGGACTTGACTTACCTGTCTTTATGCCCCTGTACCAGCCGCCTAAGGACCCTGGTATTGTGTGGTCTATCCAGGCCTAGCTCCAGTTATGCATTCCTTCCGGGTCTGCTAGAGGTTGTCTCCACCACCCTTATGCACCTGAACTTAGCTGGCTGTGGGATCCAGGACCCTGACCTCAGGGCCTTGCAGAATGCACTGGGCCGCTGCTCCCATCTGGTCACCTTGATGTTATGTGGAAACTCCGTGTCCTGGGATGTTCTGCAGGAGCTGCTGCAGCACACCAACCCTCACTGCAAGTTCTTGGAGCTCCCTGTCCCACTGCATTGCTACTTGGGCCCCCAAGGAATGCTGCACTAG